A window of the Paraburkholderia sp. ZP32-5 genome harbors these coding sequences:
- a CDS encoding helix-turn-helix domain-containing protein, producing MHVSQSVSTMQIGALQAQRGVPLFDRGRRKARLTFIGENPTDIAGRVAERIDEFGSAARECAGLRRCVRRPACSWCSAYP from the coding sequence GTGCACGTATCGCAATCAGTATCGACAATGCAGATCGGCGCGCTCCAGGCACAACGGGGTGTCCCGCTATTCGATCGTGGCCGACGCAAAGCGCGCCTGACCTTCATCGGCGAAAATCCGACCGATATCGCCGGGCGCGTTGCCGAACGCATCGACGAGTTCGGCTCCGCCGCGCGCGAGTGCGCCGGTCTGCGTCGCTGCGTCCGCAGGCCTGCATGTTCATGGTGTAGTGCGTATCCATGA
- a CDS encoding amidohydrolase family protein has translation MSTQPHPRGFAELLAWQASRVEDVLDPELPVIDAHHHLWRRPPHTYLSDAFAEDIGSGHNIRATVFIECDAMYKPSGPPELRSLGETEFANGVAAMSLAGAFDGRQVCAGIVGRVELALGDAVRPLLEAHIVAGGGRFRGVRNHANYAPGVTIGARQAPAGVLLAKDFRRGFAHLAPLGLSYDSWQFFEQIPDLTDLARAFPDTRIILNHVGGILGIGPYRRENYFGAWRKMVAELATCPNVFMKLGGLGMETSGFDHFHRDAPVSSAELAADWQPYIDTCIEMFGTARCLFESNFPADKQCGSYRTLWNAFKRVAAGYSSTEKHDLFYGTAASAYRLEI, from the coding sequence ATGTCTACGCAACCACACCCGCGTGGCTTCGCGGAACTTCTCGCCTGGCAAGCCTCCCGCGTCGAGGACGTATTGGATCCGGAGCTTCCGGTTATCGACGCGCACCATCATCTGTGGCGACGGCCGCCTCATACGTATCTCTCGGACGCTTTTGCAGAAGATATTGGGAGCGGGCACAACATACGCGCGACGGTCTTCATCGAGTGCGACGCGATGTACAAGCCATCGGGTCCACCCGAATTACGTTCGCTCGGCGAAACGGAATTTGCGAATGGTGTCGCGGCGATGAGTCTTGCTGGAGCCTTCGATGGCCGGCAGGTTTGCGCCGGCATCGTCGGCAGGGTTGAACTGGCGCTGGGCGATGCCGTTCGCCCGCTTCTGGAAGCGCATATCGTTGCGGGTGGAGGGCGTTTCCGTGGCGTGCGGAACCACGCCAACTACGCACCCGGCGTCACGATCGGCGCCCGGCAAGCACCGGCGGGTGTTCTTCTGGCAAAGGATTTCCGCCGGGGTTTCGCTCATTTAGCCCCGCTTGGGCTGAGCTACGACTCCTGGCAATTCTTCGAACAGATTCCTGACCTGACAGACTTGGCGCGCGCCTTTCCCGATACGCGGATCATTCTTAACCACGTGGGCGGCATTCTCGGCATTGGACCTTACCGGCGCGAAAACTATTTCGGCGCCTGGCGCAAGATGGTCGCAGAACTCGCGACTTGTCCGAACGTCTTCATGAAGCTCGGCGGGTTGGGCATGGAGACCAGCGGTTTCGATCATTTTCACCGGGATGCTCCGGTATCCTCAGCGGAACTCGCCGCGGACTGGCAGCCTTATATCGACACATGCATCGAAATGTTCGGAACGGCGCGCTGCCTTTTCGAAAGCAATTTTCCCGCTGACAAGCAGTGCGGCAGTTATCGCACTCTGTGGAACGCTTTCAAACGCGTGGCCGCGGGTTATTCGTCCACCGAAAAACACGATCTTTTCTACGGAACAGCCGCATCGGCTTATCGGCTGGAGATTTGA
- a CDS encoding adenosylcobalamin-dependent ribonucleoside-diphosphate reductase has protein sequence MAEDTPQTRATSASSASPISSTPPAPLIAPQQFSLDVLLEKYAKGDEQSADDVFRRVARGVAEAEPPELRASVEALFVDNLRHGALGAGRIMSAAGSGIAATLINCFVQPVGDSIQGVDEQGLPGIYVALLQAAETMRRGGGVGYNFSAIRPKGARVHTTSSSASGPCSYMDVFDASCRTVESAGSRRGAQMAVLDCNHPDLLEFIEAKHSKGRWNNFNVSVGVTDEFMRAVENDEPWQLVHRAEPSPALRAAGDVQQRDDGLWVYSEHPARAIWDRIMRSTYDIAEPGIVFISRMNEDNNLRAVETIRATNPCGEQPLPAYGCCNLGPLNLTRFVIDPFAQLQGRKPSFDWDALAQRTRTQVRFLDNVLDVTLWPLPQQYDESRAKRRIGVGFTGLGDTLVMLGLRYNSQEGRDFAVRIARLMRDEAYRASVELAKERGAFALFDAARYLEAGTFASRLPDDIQQAIRRDGIRNSHLLSIAPTGTVSLAFADNASNGIEPAFSWTYKRMKMMADGGRESFDVEDYAYRLYREMGGDVNRLPDYFVSALQMSARDHLDMMAAVQPYVDTSISKTVNVPADYPFDAFESLYFDAWKSGLKGLATYRPNDTLGAVLSVTPAQADDTLADADLDPLRIAIDHRPRGELPAIIEKVEYLTQAGKKSLYVAASFIEVTGRLNGEDVTIERPIEFFIPTGQRDESQQWITATMRSLSLAARGGFVARNLQDMRKVSWDRGQVRLGDVQRLDGHRAPRWHDSEVAALAFAIQQILYRRGFLDAEGNQVASRMLARLPRGQMKTETALSADFGIRPNPDDHADTLMQPNTTQGLHTMLGRKCGSCGANAVIRKDGCDFCTACGEVGACG, from the coding sequence ATGGCAGAAGACACGCCGCAAACCCGCGCCACCTCCGCATCCTCAGCTTCCCCCATTTCTTCCACACCGCCTGCCCCGCTAATCGCGCCGCAGCAATTCTCGCTCGACGTGCTGCTCGAGAAATACGCGAAGGGCGACGAACAGTCGGCCGACGACGTATTCCGGCGCGTCGCGCGCGGCGTCGCCGAAGCCGAGCCGCCGGAGCTGCGCGCGTCGGTCGAGGCGCTGTTCGTCGACAACCTGCGGCACGGCGCGCTCGGCGCGGGCCGCATCATGAGCGCGGCGGGAAGCGGCATCGCCGCGACGCTGATCAACTGCTTCGTGCAGCCGGTCGGCGACTCGATACAAGGTGTCGACGAGCAAGGACTGCCGGGCATCTACGTCGCGCTGCTGCAGGCTGCCGAAACGATGCGCCGCGGCGGCGGCGTCGGCTACAACTTCTCCGCGATCCGGCCAAAAGGCGCCCGGGTTCACACGACCAGTTCGTCGGCGTCGGGGCCCTGCAGCTATATGGACGTGTTCGACGCATCGTGCCGTACCGTCGAAAGCGCGGGCTCGCGGCGCGGCGCGCAGATGGCCGTGCTCGACTGCAACCACCCCGACCTGCTCGAATTCATCGAGGCCAAGCATTCGAAGGGGCGCTGGAACAACTTCAATGTATCGGTCGGCGTCACCGACGAATTCATGCGCGCGGTCGAAAACGACGAGCCATGGCAACTGGTGCATCGCGCGGAACCATCGCCCGCGTTGCGCGCGGCCGGCGACGTGCAGCAGCGTGACGATGGTCTGTGGGTCTACAGCGAACATCCGGCGCGCGCGATCTGGGACCGCATCATGCGCTCGACGTACGACATCGCCGAGCCCGGCATCGTGTTCATCTCGCGGATGAACGAGGACAACAATCTGCGCGCGGTCGAAACGATCCGCGCGACCAATCCATGCGGCGAGCAGCCGCTGCCCGCGTACGGCTGCTGCAATCTCGGCCCGCTGAATCTGACGCGCTTCGTGATCGATCCGTTCGCGCAGCTACAGGGCCGCAAGCCATCGTTCGACTGGGATGCGCTCGCGCAACGCACGCGTACCCAGGTGCGTTTCCTCGACAACGTGCTCGACGTCACGCTGTGGCCGCTGCCGCAGCAATACGACGAATCGCGCGCGAAACGGCGCATCGGCGTTGGCTTCACCGGCCTCGGCGACACGCTCGTGATGCTGGGACTGCGCTACAACTCGCAGGAAGGCCGCGACTTCGCGGTGCGCATCGCGCGGCTGATGCGCGACGAAGCGTATCGCGCTTCGGTCGAACTCGCGAAGGAGCGCGGTGCATTCGCGCTATTCGACGCCGCGCGCTATCTGGAGGCCGGCACGTTCGCGTCGCGGCTGCCCGACGACATCCAGCAGGCGATCCGCCGCGACGGCATCCGCAATAGCCATCTGCTGTCGATCGCGCCGACCGGCACCGTGAGCCTCGCATTCGCGGACAACGCGTCGAACGGCATCGAGCCGGCGTTCTCGTGGACCTACAAGCGCATGAAGATGATGGCCGACGGCGGGCGCGAATCGTTCGACGTCGAGGACTACGCATACCGGCTCTATCGCGAGATGGGCGGCGACGTGAACCGCTTGCCGGACTATTTCGTCAGCGCGCTGCAGATGTCGGCGCGCGATCATCTCGACATGATGGCGGCGGTGCAGCCCTACGTCGATACGTCGATTTCGAAGACCGTCAACGTGCCGGCCGACTATCCGTTCGACGCGTTCGAAAGCCTCTATTTCGATGCATGGAAAAGCGGCCTGAAGGGTCTCGCCACCTACCGGCCGAACGACACGCTCGGCGCGGTGCTGAGCGTGACACCGGCGCAGGCCGACGACACGCTCGCCGACGCGGACCTGGATCCGCTGCGTATCGCGATCGATCATCGGCCGAGAGGCGAACTGCCGGCGATCATCGAGAAGGTCGAGTATCTGACCCAGGCGGGCAAGAAATCGCTGTATGTGGCGGCGTCGTTCATCGAAGTAACCGGACGTCTTAACGGCGAGGATGTGACGATCGAGCGGCCGATCGAGTTCTTTATCCCCACCGGTCAGCGCGACGAATCGCAGCAGTGGATCACCGCGACGATGCGTTCGCTGTCGCTTGCCGCGCGCGGCGGCTTCGTCGCGCGCAATCTGCAGGACATGCGCAAGGTGTCGTGGGATCGCGGCCAGGTGCGTCTTGGTGACGTGCAGCGGCTCGATGGTCATCGCGCACCGCGCTGGCACGATTCGGAAGTCGCGGCGCTCGCGTTCGCGATCCAGCAGATTCTGTATCGGCGCGGTTTTCTCGATGCCGAAGGCAATCAGGTCGCGTCGCGGATGCTCGCGCGTCTGCCGCGCGGGCAGATGAAAACGGAAACGGCGTTATCGGCTGACTTTGGCATCCGTCCGAATCCCGACGACCATGCGGACACGTTGATGCAACCCAATACCACGCAAGGGCTGCATACGATGCTCGGCCGCAAATGCGGTTCGTGCGGCGCGAATGCGGTGATTCGCAAGGATGGTTGCGATTTTTGCACCGCGTGTGGAGAGGTCGGGGCTTGCGGGTAG
- a CDS encoding alpha/beta hydrolase, with the protein MRRFLQFALVLLAVAAGAPAFASTVASRGFHSDALGRDWNYTIYLPNGYRPDGPRLPVLYLLHGNNGDANDWITQGHLQSTADALIERKEIPPVVIVMPQGGTDWYVDRKEKMETAFFDDLLPEIEAHYAVATQRGGRMIGGVSMGGFGALRYALTQPDLFCGALLLSPAIYANEPPRASAARRVGVFGERQFDPRVWHELNYPAQWDRYMSGPYRLPMFIASGDDDLDIQADASLLYTHLRLAGNPAALRIIDGGHTWDVWSALLPAALKYTLGCVKPPAQEHPSNQRP; encoded by the coding sequence ATGCGTCGATTCCTCCAATTCGCCCTGGTTCTGCTCGCCGTCGCCGCTGGCGCGCCCGCGTTCGCAAGCACGGTCGCAAGCCGCGGCTTTCATTCCGATGCGCTTGGCCGCGACTGGAATTACACGATCTATCTGCCAAACGGCTACCGCCCGGACGGCCCGCGCCTGCCGGTGCTCTACCTGCTGCACGGCAATAACGGCGACGCCAACGACTGGATCACGCAAGGCCATCTGCAAAGCACCGCCGACGCGCTGATCGAGCGCAAGGAAATCCCGCCCGTCGTGATCGTGATGCCGCAAGGCGGCACGGACTGGTACGTCGACCGCAAGGAAAAGATGGAGACCGCGTTCTTCGACGATCTGCTGCCCGAGATCGAAGCGCACTACGCGGTGGCGACGCAACGTGGCGGCCGGATGATCGGCGGAGTGTCGATGGGCGGCTTCGGTGCGCTGCGCTATGCGCTGACCCAGCCGGATCTGTTCTGCGGCGCGCTGCTGCTGAGCCCGGCGATCTACGCGAACGAGCCGCCGCGCGCGTCGGCGGCGCGGCGCGTCGGCGTATTCGGCGAGCGCCAGTTCGATCCGCGCGTCTGGCACGAACTCAACTATCCGGCGCAGTGGGATCGCTATATGAGCGGGCCGTATCGCTTGCCGATGTTCATCGCATCCGGCGACGACGACCTCGATATCCAGGCCGACGCGTCACTGCTGTACACGCATCTGCGGCTCGCGGGCAATCCGGCGGCGCTGCGCATTATCGATGGCGGCCATACGTGGGACGTGTGGAGCGCGCTGCTGCCCGCCGCGCTCAAATACACGCTCGGCTGCGTGAAGCCGCCGGCGCAGGAGCATCCGTCGAATCAGCGGCCGTGA
- a CDS encoding alpha-hydroxy acid oxidase, with protein sequence MSTTEISSNPVEMPAVKQLSAAERRRYLSLNDFEAAARRRLPPMLYSYIREGVETNASLRHNRTVFSDYALVPRVLTDVSARSQAVTLFEHRYASPFGIAPMGGAAVCAYRGDLALGRAAAAANIPMVVSAASVIPLEDIQRACPHAWFQAYLPADHERIEPMVDRVAAANFRTLILTADVPVGSNREHYIRSGFSIPVRPSVRLVWQGATHPAWLFGTALRTVANHGMPHFENMDATPGPPFFSRLSTRVLGRRDALSWKSVELIRRRWNGNFLLKGILSSEDARIARESGVDGIIVSNHGGRQLDTATAALRVLPQIVAEAKAMKVILDGGIRRGTDVLKALALGADFVLVGRPFLYAAVAGGDPFVRHAIGLLREEVDRDMALLGVGDIDSVSPNAVVRIFP encoded by the coding sequence ATGTCGACCACCGAGATTTCGTCGAATCCTGTTGAGATGCCGGCCGTAAAACAGCTGAGCGCCGCGGAACGCCGGCGCTACCTGTCGTTGAATGACTTCGAAGCGGCGGCGCGTCGCCGGTTGCCGCCGATGCTCTACAGCTACATCCGCGAGGGGGTCGAGACCAACGCGTCGCTGCGACACAATCGGACGGTGTTCTCCGACTACGCGTTGGTGCCTCGCGTATTGACGGACGTGTCGGCGCGCAGCCAGGCCGTGACACTGTTTGAACATCGCTATGCGTCCCCCTTCGGGATCGCCCCGATGGGGGGCGCTGCCGTCTGTGCCTATCGCGGAGATCTGGCGCTAGGACGTGCCGCCGCCGCGGCCAACATCCCGATGGTGGTCAGTGCCGCGTCCGTCATTCCGCTCGAGGACATTCAGCGAGCCTGCCCACACGCCTGGTTCCAGGCCTATCTGCCGGCCGATCACGAGCGCATCGAGCCCATGGTCGATCGTGTCGCCGCCGCCAATTTCCGCACGCTGATTCTGACCGCCGACGTGCCGGTCGGCTCCAATCGTGAACACTATATTCGCAGCGGCTTCAGCATCCCGGTCCGTCCCAGTGTCAGGCTGGTATGGCAAGGCGCGACCCATCCGGCCTGGTTGTTCGGCACGGCGCTGAGGACGGTCGCAAATCACGGCATGCCGCATTTCGAAAACATGGACGCGACCCCTGGCCCGCCGTTCTTCTCGCGTCTTTCGACCCGCGTACTGGGCCGGCGCGATGCGCTCAGCTGGAAAAGCGTGGAACTGATACGGCGGCGCTGGAACGGCAACTTCCTTCTGAAAGGCATCCTGTCGAGCGAGGACGCGCGAATCGCCCGCGAATCCGGTGTGGACGGCATCATCGTGTCCAATCACGGCGGCCGGCAGCTCGACACGGCCACGGCGGCGCTGCGCGTTCTACCGCAGATTGTCGCCGAGGCAAAAGCAATGAAGGTGATCCTCGACGGCGGCATCCGACGCGGCACCGATGTCCTCAAAGCGTTGGCACTGGGTGCCGACTTCGTGCTGGTCGGCCGGCCGTTTCTCTATGCGGCCGTCGCAGGCGGCGATCCCTTCGTCCGGCACGCGATTGGACTACTGAGGGAGGAGGTAGACCGGGATATGGCACTGCTGGGCGTCGGCGATATCGACTCGGTGTCGCCGAACGCGGTGGTTCGCATTTTTCCTTGA
- a CDS encoding MFS transporter, producing the protein MHKRWYRLLPLMMITFIIAFMDRTNISFAIPTMGTELALSASVLGFASGALFLGYGVSQVFGGRFADKGYGRVLITWLLVLWGITELLQAFVTTATQLVVIRFFLGVLEGGIFPTFLLFVRNWFGAEERARANGVWQLCYPLAAILSGPAAGYILTFGSWHDLFIIEGIVPIAWAAVWYWGAADSPAVAKWLTPEDRRELVHHLALQAPSPNDTSKGKATLGAQMRRLPVIFFSIVVVLWNIGFLGFSIWLPSVLAQGRSLSPASVGWLSAAPFVVAIVVMQCMTFISDKTQNRRTLAACAITICGLSLVIGGLTFETNSLLVNVALMIVAGSLLYASQPVLWSIPADMLPGSVAGAVMGAMNGISSIGSFLGPYIVGVARSATGSFSAGLWVMGLCLLVAAAFASQIRVSQYRRPPLTAGIETRT; encoded by the coding sequence ATGCACAAGAGATGGTACAGATTGCTGCCGCTGATGATGATCACGTTCATCATCGCTTTCATGGATCGCACGAACATCAGTTTCGCCATCCCCACGATGGGCACCGAGCTCGCCCTCAGTGCATCCGTACTCGGCTTCGCTTCCGGGGCTCTTTTTCTCGGCTACGGCGTATCCCAGGTCTTCGGCGGCCGCTTTGCCGATAAGGGGTACGGCCGCGTTCTCATTACCTGGCTACTCGTGCTCTGGGGCATCACAGAACTGCTCCAGGCCTTCGTGACCACGGCCACACAGCTCGTCGTGATACGTTTTTTCCTCGGCGTGCTCGAAGGCGGTATCTTTCCTACCTTCCTGCTATTCGTGAGGAACTGGTTCGGGGCGGAAGAACGGGCACGCGCGAACGGCGTGTGGCAGCTTTGCTATCCGCTTGCGGCCATTCTGAGCGGCCCCGCCGCCGGCTATATCCTGACCTTCGGCAGCTGGCACGACCTCTTCATTATCGAGGGCATCGTCCCCATCGCCTGGGCCGCGGTCTGGTACTGGGGCGCCGCCGACTCGCCAGCCGTGGCGAAATGGCTGACGCCGGAGGACCGAAGGGAACTGGTCCATCATCTGGCATTGCAAGCACCTTCGCCCAACGACACCAGCAAAGGTAAAGCCACGCTGGGTGCACAGATGCGCCGTTTGCCGGTGATCTTCTTCTCGATCGTCGTCGTGTTGTGGAACATCGGCTTCCTGGGCTTCTCCATCTGGTTGCCGAGCGTGCTGGCCCAGGGGCGGTCGCTGAGTCCCGCCTCGGTCGGCTGGCTCAGCGCCGCCCCGTTCGTGGTGGCAATCGTGGTGATGCAATGCATGACGTTCATTTCCGACAAGACGCAGAATCGCCGGACGCTCGCGGCCTGTGCAATCACGATCTGCGGCTTGTCGCTCGTGATCGGCGGCCTCACGTTCGAGACGAATTCACTACTGGTCAACGTCGCCTTGATGATCGTTGCCGGATCGTTGTTGTACGCGTCACAGCCGGTGTTGTGGTCGATCCCGGCGGACATGCTGCCGGGAAGCGTGGCGGGCGCCGTGATGGGCGCCATGAACGGGATCAGTTCGATTGGCTCGTTCCTCGGCCCCTATATCGTGGGCGTCGCTCGAAGCGCCACCGGATCATTCTCAGCCGGGCTGTGGGTGATGGGCTTATGTCTGCTGGTCGCCGCGGCGTTCGCTTCGCAGATACGCGTCTCGCAGTATCGCCGGCCGCCGCTCACGGCCGGCATCGAAACGAGGACATGA
- a CDS encoding DUF3331 domain-containing protein, whose protein sequence is MTLESIPLDGTNGVRIEILERSDTTLVIRWVEPGRCHYGEQRWRRRSAHTSGTCAVSRRKIRRGDAVFKPAERPAPSNASAMICAEILEPLLEAA, encoded by the coding sequence ATGACCCTGGAGTCCATCCCACTCGACGGTACCAATGGTGTACGCATCGAAATTCTCGAGCGCTCCGACACGACGCTGGTGATCCGCTGGGTCGAGCCCGGCCGCTGTCACTATGGCGAGCAGCGCTGGCGCCGCCGCTCGGCGCATACGTCGGGCACCTGCGCGGTATCGCGCCGCAAGATCCGCCGCGGCGACGCGGTGTTCAAGCCGGCGGAACGCCCGGCGCCATCGAATGCATCCGCGATGATCTGCGCTGAAATCCTTGAACCGCTTCTCGAAGCCGCCTGA
- a CDS encoding LysR family transcriptional regulator, translating to MDRLKQIRIFTEVARAQSFSATARRFGMSRASVTKHIAALEQAFSVLLLNRTTQHVVLTETGRQLMEGGTRLLDDFDLLEARIRNAESEPRGTIRVGTPPTFGATRLMPAVVAFTKKYPDIRVALHLDDGSADLVRDSLDVSLRITNFLRDSSHVARFLVHVPQVLVAAQSYIDAHGSPQVPSDLLQHNCLVHRMNAPVDTWRFGKDGGGQIAIQVSGSISSNFGEVLRTSALLGAGISLHASYMVEEDIRLGRLKVVMPDFEPLGFVVNAIYSRRNPPARVSMFLDFLREWFPCNASGPDKNRMAGGADDPGLSTIDSSGLAPVRPEDRDREC from the coding sequence ATGGACCGGCTCAAGCAGATCAGGATATTTACGGAGGTCGCCCGCGCCCAGAGCTTTTCCGCGACGGCGAGGCGGTTCGGTATGTCGCGCGCAAGTGTGACCAAGCATATCGCCGCGTTGGAGCAGGCCTTTTCCGTACTGCTGCTGAACCGGACGACGCAGCACGTCGTCCTGACCGAGACGGGGCGGCAGCTGATGGAGGGCGGTACGCGGCTTCTCGATGATTTCGATCTTCTCGAAGCACGGATCCGCAATGCGGAGAGCGAACCCCGTGGGACCATCCGCGTCGGCACGCCGCCCACTTTCGGCGCCACCCGTCTGATGCCAGCCGTCGTCGCTTTTACGAAGAAATATCCAGACATTCGCGTGGCTCTGCACCTCGACGACGGATCCGCCGATCTCGTTCGCGATAGTCTCGACGTCTCCCTGCGCATTACGAATTTCTTGAGGGATTCGAGCCATGTTGCCCGGTTCCTGGTCCATGTCCCCCAGGTGCTGGTTGCCGCGCAATCCTACATAGACGCTCACGGCTCACCACAGGTGCCGTCTGATCTGCTGCAGCACAATTGCCTGGTTCATCGTATGAACGCTCCCGTTGACACCTGGCGATTCGGTAAAGATGGCGGCGGCCAGATTGCCATCCAGGTCTCTGGCTCGATCAGCTCCAATTTCGGCGAGGTTCTCCGGACATCGGCATTGCTCGGTGCCGGAATTTCTTTGCATGCGAGCTACATGGTCGAGGAAGACATCCGCTTGGGGCGGTTGAAGGTCGTGATGCCGGATTTCGAGCCGCTTGGCTTCGTTGTCAATGCCATCTATTCGCGCCGGAATCCTCCCGCCAGGGTGTCGATGTTTCTCGACTTCCTGCGGGAATGGTTTCCGTGTAACGCGAGCGGCCCGGATAAAAACAGGATGGCTGGCGGGGCGGATGACCCCGGTCTTTCCACTATCGATAGCAGCGGTCTGGCGCCGGTTCGTCCGGAAGATCGCGATCGTGAATGCTAG
- a CDS encoding AI-2E family transporter: MISRPPSVPPAAPPPSAAAERLTKQKAASLALYIGLVLLALWVVRDFIVVVAWAGVVAIALWPLLHKVEGVRWFNGRTTLIAAVFTLLIALLVVLPVALGIAQALHEAHELNDWFRSAQENGIALPGFIERLPFGVPQISAWWQANLAQPLRDSAAIKGLHSETVMTLGRHFGARAARAAVVFAFMLVTLFVIFQAGPRLSGSLLRAARRGFGDSGAELVQRMAVAVRGTVSGLVVVGVGEGVLLGIAYVVTGLPHAALLGLVTAIAAMLPFCAPITFGLAALWLLAQGSVAAAIGLVVFGSIVVFVAEHFVRPVLIGNSTRLPFLLVLFGILGGAETFGLLGIFIGPALMTVLMVLWTDLVR, from the coding sequence ATGATTTCACGCCCTCCGTCCGTTCCTCCCGCGGCTCCGCCGCCGTCCGCCGCGGCGGAGCGCCTGACCAAACAGAAAGCGGCGTCGCTCGCGCTGTATATCGGGCTCGTGCTGCTCGCGCTGTGGGTGGTGCGCGATTTCATCGTGGTGGTCGCGTGGGCGGGCGTCGTCGCGATCGCCTTGTGGCCGCTGTTGCACAAGGTGGAGGGCGTGCGCTGGTTCAACGGTCGCACGACCTTGATCGCCGCGGTGTTCACGTTGCTGATCGCGCTGCTGGTCGTGCTGCCGGTCGCGCTCGGCATCGCACAGGCGCTGCATGAGGCACACGAGCTCAACGACTGGTTCAGGAGCGCGCAGGAAAACGGTATTGCGCTGCCGGGCTTTATCGAGCGTCTGCCGTTCGGCGTGCCGCAGATCAGCGCATGGTGGCAGGCCAATCTCGCGCAGCCGCTGCGCGATTCGGCGGCGATCAAGGGCTTGCATAGCGAGACCGTGATGACGCTCGGCCGCCATTTCGGCGCGCGGGCAGCGCGCGCGGCGGTGGTGTTCGCGTTCATGCTGGTCACGCTGTTCGTGATTTTCCAGGCGGGCCCGCGCCTGTCCGGCTCGCTGCTGCGTGCCGCACGGCGCGGTTTCGGCGACAGCGGCGCGGAACTGGTTCAGCGTATGGCGGTGGCGGTGCGCGGCACGGTGTCCGGACTGGTCGTGGTCGGTGTCGGCGAGGGCGTGCTGCTCGGCATTGCCTATGTCGTGACCGGCTTGCCGCATGCGGCGCTGCTTGGCCTCGTTACGGCGATCGCCGCGATGCTGCCGTTCTGCGCGCCGATCACGTTTGGTCTCGCGGCACTGTGGCTGCTCGCGCAGGGCTCGGTGGCCGCGGCGATCGGGCTCGTGGTGTTCGGCTCGATCGTCGTGTTTGTCGCCGAGCATTTCGTGCGGCCGGTGTTGATCGGCAACTCGACGCGCCTGCCGTTTCTGCTCGTGCTGTTCGGTATCCTCGGCGGCGCGGAGACGTTCGGCCTGCTCGGCATCTTCATTGGCCCGGCGCTGATGACCGTGCTGATGGTGCTGTGGACCGATCTCGTGCGGTAG
- a CDS encoding NAD(P)-dependent oxidoreductase, translating into MLNVGVYLTNGMATVVEICNALEGVEARAFHNAAALADAVGDLNVAIMQNGSYTPEMVAAIARSPRMQLVQASAAGIDAFRALGVPKNVVLTSAGDVWAASVADHAMALLLGLLRALPTYERLRQYARWDRNYAVQALGGISGRTILVVGLGNIGRAVARRARAFDMRVIAVCRTLPSGADSLPVERIEPVGRLKTALAEADVVVLCVPLTPDTRHLIDTAALAAMKPTAVLVNVSRGEVIDQAALILALTAGKLAGAGLDVTEPEPLPANHPLWGIEQVIMSPHLAAFDDGPAFEKLALLCRENLRRLQAEEPLLNLVHL; encoded by the coding sequence ATGTTGAATGTCGGTGTCTATCTCACCAACGGTATGGCAACGGTCGTAGAAATCTGCAACGCACTGGAAGGTGTCGAGGCCAGGGCATTTCACAACGCAGCCGCACTCGCTGACGCGGTCGGCGATCTGAATGTGGCGATCATGCAGAACGGCTCCTACACACCCGAGATGGTGGCCGCGATCGCCCGCTCCCCGCGGATGCAACTGGTGCAGGCCAGCGCGGCTGGCATCGACGCATTCCGGGCTCTCGGTGTGCCGAAGAATGTCGTCCTGACAAGTGCCGGTGACGTTTGGGCGGCCTCCGTCGCGGATCACGCGATGGCCCTGCTATTGGGACTTTTGCGAGCTTTGCCGACCTATGAGCGTCTGCGCCAGTACGCACGATGGGACCGGAATTACGCGGTGCAAGCCCTTGGCGGCATTTCCGGTCGCACGATCCTCGTTGTCGGGCTCGGCAATATCGGACGAGCGGTAGCGCGTCGAGCCAGGGCCTTCGACATGCGCGTCATCGCTGTCTGCCGGACACTGCCTTCCGGTGCGGACAGCCTGCCTGTGGAACGCATAGAACCTGTCGGCCGGCTGAAGACTGCTCTCGCCGAGGCGGATGTCGTCGTCCTGTGCGTGCCGCTCACACCAGACACCCGGCATCTGATCGACACGGCGGCTCTCGCGGCAATGAAGCCGACCGCGGTCCTCGTCAACGTCTCCCGTGGCGAGGTGATCGACCAGGCAGCACTTATCCTGGCCTTGACTGCCGGCAAGCTGGCCGGCGCCGGCCTCGACGTGACGGAGCCGGAGCCGCTGCCGGCGAATCATCCGCTCTGGGGCATCGAACAGGTCATCATGTCGCCCCACCTCGCCGCCTTCGACGATGGCCCCGCCTTCGAAAAGCTGGCTTTGCTTTGCCGGGAAAATCTTCGGCGTCTTCAGGCGGAAGAGCCGCTCCTCAACCTCGTGCATCTATAG